cGAATATTtacaatatttcaaaaaaaaattcatcgtattaaaaataaacaatatttacaataaattattCAATATGAATTGAAGATACAGCTGAAGTGATTTCATTTGTTCTAGGGTCAGCACTTTCTAAAGAAACGCCACAAGGATCTTCTTTAACCAGAAGGGCAAGAACATTGAGTGAGCTCTATGTTTTTGTCACATTGCTGCTTGAATCTCCCAAAGTAACAGCAAAGACAGCATCAAATCCTCCTGCTCCTGGAACTCCAACCAACAACACTGCTTTAATAACTGCTTCCTTGTTGGGTTCAGAAGCTTGCTCTATCCACTGTGAAAATTGCATTTTCAACATCAACACAAGAAGAAAAGCAAGAACATGAGAGCCTAAAGTGTAGTCTCAAGAACATGATATCACATATGTGCATTGGAAATTCAGTCACACCACTTGAAACTGAAAACCAGGCAAACAGTAAAGTTGGATATATAATCTCTTTCAAACCCATCAAAAGTCAACTTAATTGTATAAGCCTAATAGTAAAGATGCCCTATCTcattaaaataactaataaacaaGAATGTAGAAATTTAATCTAATGCAAGGCATACCATAAGGCCAAAATGTTCTAGTTATTTAACAGTGAGCATTATCAATCAGTTTACTCTACATCCACAGGagtaaaaattctaattttgatGTTACTTCcattaattaaaatagtataAGTTTGAGATTTCATGACAATACTATTCATCTTGACTTGAATCCACTTTGTTCTTAGTCTTATTGAGTAGCTTTTTATActtgatttttctttcatttattaACTAAAATTCTTAGTATTGTTTGGATCTATATAATTTCCAGTTTTTAGTGAGAATTACCTGTTTATTTAAAGCATCTAAAGTTTTCTCATTAAGATCATTACTAGCTGTAATACTAGTCTTCCCAAAGCCAGACACCGCGAATTCCTTTTCAATGCAGCAAAAGATCTTCCTAGCTTGACAAGACAAATAGGCAAGGTCACCAGAGTCCAGTCTAATGCCAACTGCTTTGTATCTGCACCACAAAGCAACTAATGTTTTATTTTAGGGGGTTGAGGATGCTTAGACACTATTCAAAAGCCAAAACCAATCTGCAATCCTTAAAGTGAAAACAAGGAATGCTTAGAAACTAATCAAAGCTAAAACAAATCTGCAATCCTTAAACCAGGAACAAAGAACACTAAGGCATAATAGAACATATTAGCTAATAATGAAGGAAGTAATTCATGGAAGGAAAATAAGAAACGAATAACAAAATTGTGTGTCCCGATTAATCAAAATCAACAGGGAAAACTAACAAACCACAATATTAAACTTCTAACCAAGTATTGACAATAAAAATGAAGGGGAGGAATAATCAACTTCGGACATACCCTAACTCATTAAGAGCTAATGCAACTGCACAGAAGTTGGGGATTCCACTTCGTATGACCTGCCAAGAAATGCAAAGGTGATTATATGGAGAAACAGCTAAGCTAAACTAAACCAGAAGTAATTCAGAACAGCGAGATTTGCACACAAGGATGGAACATTGCTGACAAATATTCTTGATCTCACGAATTTAGAATATAGATTAATCTTCTCATAATAGCTAATCTTTCTTTTGCGACACATTTAACTTGGACAATAAGAGCTATATTTCTCACCGGAAGTGCTAGTTTCCACAACAGGACTTCTGGTTGCCACAAGAGAAGAATCAGGTGATTGTTTCTTCTTCTCAACAGTAAGAACTTGAGAGAGAGCAGCTACTGCTGCTACTCTTTATGATCCTTGACTTCTTCCAGTTGTCTTAGGGCTAGAACTTTTGGTTCCGGATGATGATTTAAATGCAGAGTTTAAAGCAGCCAAAGCTTCTGCTCTTTGTCTTGGTCCTCCTTGATTCAACCCATTCAATCTATCCTGTGACTGTAGCACAATATTTTTATAATCAACAAAAGAATCATTTTTTGTCTTGAGTTGCTAGCAAAGAAGTAAATCTACTCATTAGGCAAAATGTTTAAAAGGTAGTAGCCAATGAATCTCTTTGTTGTGGATATCTAGATCAGCAATTAATTAAGCATTGTATATCTAGTGATTACATAATTGACCAGTCAATGAGTCAAGTAATTTCTTTGATCAGAAATCTCTTTTCTCAATATTTATTCATGGAAGCTATATCCAACTATAAAGCAGCATCAGGATCCAACCTTCTCTGGATTGCAGCAGCAGCCTATAGTGACAAAATTACAAATAAACAAGCAGAACCATTAAAACCAACCAAAGAGCCTCAAATAGTTTAATTTGGGATTCTCACCTCAAAGTTACCAAGCTTGTATTGGTATGCCATTTTCTCCCTCAGTTGAGCTTGCTCTTTCATTGCCTGTGCCTGTAAATGACAGCCTAGAAGTGTGAGAAGAAAAGGACCTTGACATCAAAAAAATAATCTAAGAATAGGAGTCACATCAACATAAAAAAGCAATCTGGTAAAAACTAACCATTCCACTTTGCTGAATAAAAAAGTAATCAAAAGCTCAATAAAGCAGCAAGGCAAATCCAAAAGAGCGAAAATAAGTACATTAGAGATTTACTATACAGAGAAGACATGACTGATGCTAAATCTATACCAACTCCAATGCTGTCCTTTGAAAAACTATCCAAACATGGCTCTGAGTCCTATCCAGATCCTTCTATTAGTGCCTTGTAATATTGTACCCTAACAAGGCCTGAATTGTCTTTCTCTGTTAACAAAGTTAgtcaattcatgcaaaatccgtTGATAACTCACTGGAAATCAGTGAAAAGAATATTAAGATATCTGGCCAGTTCAATAGATCATGGTTTATTGTTTCATCCATCagctaattttcaaatttttagttttgcTGATGCAGATTGGGCTTCTGACATTTATAATCGAAGATCTACATCTGGTTATTGTGTCTTTCTTGTGAGAAATCTGTTAGCATGGTCAAGTCGAAAGCAACATGTTATAAGTAGGTCCAGTGTTGAATCAGAGTTTCGAAGTCTGGCAGCAGCAACCACTTATCTTATTTGGTTACAAaatcttctttttgaacttggtTTCAAGCATTCTAGCACACCAACTCTTTATTGTGATAATGCAAGTGCTATGAAAATGTTAGCTAATCTAATTCAGCACTCGAACCAAGCATTTTGagcttaatatttattttgtgaaagGCTTAGTTATTTAACATAAGCTGTATATTATTCACATTCCACACAAAGGCTTGCAAAAAGAGAATTTTTTCATGTAAATCCATATTCCACACAAAGGATTTTTAAAAAGGACTTTCATTTAGTTTCATGTTGGAGTCAAGAAAAAACAAGTTACTAGAGCATTTGCTAAATGAGAAAAATTATTTCTCGAACAAGTGACCTTCCAAGTCATAATTAAGACAACCTCAGGTCACCAAGTTCAAATAGAACAACAAGGCAACACACAATAAACAAGTTTCAAGAGCACAATGacaaaaagaaatattaaataCCCTTGGTGAAGGCAAAACACAACCATCCACTTGAGTAAAGCCAGTGCTTATAGAAATTCCATAAATTTAAAGCACAAACCAATCAGCAAGCAAATGCATGGAACAAGTCCTTCAATTTTCAAACCAAACCCTTCAAGTTAGACCCTTTTTCTTCACAATAGTccttatgcagaaaattaaactttAAAGCTAATGATATTAATTATGGTTTACCTGCCAGAGCTAGTTGTCTCCAAGTTATGACAATTCCTATTAAGAATGAGTCTGAAGCTCTAATAACAATCATAAGCTGCAATACAATTGAAGTTAAGACCAAAATTCACTCCAATGGTGTGCTTCAACATTTTAATCATCAAACAAGTAATATGATCATTCTTAATGTTTTCCTACCTGATTTATTGTTGCAAGTCCACCTCGAAGATTCTTTGGTGCTATCTCAGCTATATATATAGGAACCTGTTCCATTTTGCTAACATAAGATATAGCTTTCTATCAAAGCTTCTaattaggaaaagaaaaatatttataatattataatatactaTAGTTAATTACCACATATGAGATAACTCCAATTCCATATCCTGTGAAAAATCTTCCAAAGTCAAGTGAGTAAGGATCTTGAAGCAAACAAAATAACAAATTGAACCTCATTTcaattttgataacctttttttAGGAGATGAATTTACATATTGCATGAGATTCATACCTTTGAAAAAAAGAGGGCTAACCATCCTGTTATGCAAAATGCTGTTGACATTCTCATTGCCTGTTTCCTATGAGAAGCAAGGAttgtttatcaaaatttaaaGTCCCTCATAAACTGCATAAACTTATTTGGAATTTAGATTTTACATACCCCTTTTCGGCCAACTCTAACTCTGCCAGCACCATCTCTTCTCTTGCCACCGCCACAAAGTGATGGAGTTACAAAGTTACAAGAACTTGCAACCTTGTTAGAAAGCAAGTGCCATGATAAATTGTACAATATCAACTAGCCATCAGCTAGCAAGAGCTTACAACAAATTCAACTATTCAATTCAAATTCATAGAAGAACAAATGCATCATTTGCATCCCTGCTACCAACAGcttgaataaattaaatttaagacTTTCAAACCCATAGATATCAAGAACTCCAATGACAGATTTAGAATTTGGCTAATGCATCCCTGCTACCAACAGCTGCAACAGGATCAAGGGTTCTTATAATGACCTCCTCAGGTGTTACCATCACACACTTGATCAGTGCATCTTCCAAGCTCTTAGCATCACACCTACAATAGAATTACATAAAATAAACTGATCCACTTGGAATTTGAGAAAATGTTTTGCATTTGATCAAAGTAGTTAAAATTACCTAACACTTTGAGCTTGGTATATATCCAGCTGATATAATTGTATCCAATCTTCTATAACATATGCTACCGCCaacacaaatttttaataaatcaataaGATTGAATGAAAAAGCaaattaaaatacacattaaTAAGATTGAATGAAACAACATTAGATCTAAATTAAGGTGGAGTAAAAACATGCAGGAAGCAATTCCATGGAAAATTGAAGGAGAAAGGGGGAAAATAACGCAGAAAGCACTTACAATTCATGGCTGTGAATCGGAACGAGCTCAGAAGAAAACAGAGATACGTTCACCGACGGGAAAATTGTTCAGAAAAATAGATCGTCGCTCAAGGAATTGAACAGTAAGAGAAGTGAGAGAGTGAAGGTGGAAGAAGAAATCGAAGGAGTGGTGGAGGCGAGGCCACAGATGACGACGACGATGATGGAGGGACGATCGGGAAGAGATGGAGGAGGCGTTCTCTGTGAGCTATGTATGTGTATGAGAAGGGGAGCTCGAAACCTAACTAACCCTCGATAAAAAGAGAAACATAAGGTTACTAATTCTCTTAGTCTTACCGACAGATTTtctcaataattaattttcataaaATAGGCGGCAATATTACAGAGGAAATTATAGATGAATTTTTATATCTGTCGGTTAAATTTGTGCAAATTCATTCTTTTTGTTACCGATGGAAAATCCATCAGAAAATCTGTCTGTTTTTCAtaggataaaatccgtcggaaatatccgtctgtaataaataAATTTCTAGTAGTGCCTTGTTCGAATCCTTAGAggactttgaagctcgttaacggattccaagttggcgtcttcatGAGATAACAAACATGTctccttccttttggctttcagtTCTTTCATCTCAACCATGAccttatcgtacgcacggtgcagaatggCAGTCAATTCCTCCGATTCtgatgcaaattcgcaaatattttgcgaacgaaaaaccaattcaTCAAACCTcgtgcttcttggctccaacaaTGGCTcatcgtggctgctcttgatgtgtgtgtgtcgcctctttaccttcttgctccatcgtttcAATATATATCTCGatgacacttggcttactcgttcaaagcttaacacacttagtgcgtgacggcacaatatccctcttgactcgaataatcagcattgacattttacccggctgctactgagtcgtaagtaaccacaaacttgttgaatattgagttggaaacttgttctccaacttcgtatactgaatacactacaagaaaatagaacatttgtaacaaaaaatttgtatcaaatttaaaattgttacaaaaaaatagtattttgtaacaataattagtGATTGTCAcaaaagaataatgttttgtaacaaagaaaacaagttattacaaaacatgataatattttgtaacaacctgttttattttgttacaaataatgttagtttttgtaacgagatggtgttttgttacaaaatatagtaatattttgtaacaaaaaaataagttgcaaaaattcaaaatattttgtaacaaaatattttttttgtttcaaaaactctaattattttgtaacagaACATCTTTCTGTTTCAAAAACTctaattgttttgtaacaaaaatttaatttgtcacaaaatttaatattgtttataacaagttaattatttgtcacaaaatataagtatattttagaataatttttttttcaaaatgttaaatactttaagaataaaaaaatttgtgtatatatttttttcaaaataatttcattttgtttcaaaaattaaattttaaaaattataaatattattttagattcttctaaaaaattaatatacaatttttattaataatcaaattttaaaattaattaaaatttaattcatgtaacttaaagaaattttaagttaaattataaatataaataaaagtaaataaatataaaagaaaaaaaaactacatTACTGAAagctgaaagaaaaaaaaagcttagTAGTGCAGTTGTAAGATctcatattttgaaaaattaataataaattatttatgatttattttatttatttgagaacatatttttagaaatttttatattaattgagtacttttttattattgatttaaagTTGTAGTGATTTAAAAACAATGAGGATTTTATATACgctaatttgaataattatattttaaacattattttataattttaaaaaaaattaatttcattatctctaattattaaattagagtgtttatttaaaaataaattaagttcataattaaataaatatttttataaatattagtattagattcaattagttttcaattactctattaccctaattttatgaaaattattaaattatctaaaattcccaaTTTCATATACAAAACCATAATCCCCAAGTTGAAACCCTAACCCCTTCTATCCAATCCATACACATGTAAACCCCCCCTCCACTACTTGTTCAATCTTCAATTAGCCACGTTCAGCCTTCCATCACCGCCACACCGCTTTCCTTTCTTTCAAAATGTTAATACCCAGCAACATAAatccaaagaaagaaagaaaagagagagagagatacgaGAGTGAGGGAAATAGAGGAAGGAGAAGGCTGCTGCGCCGGCGTTGCGAGAGAGGGAGGAGTCATCGAGGGAGAAGAGATAGCGGAGAAGAGGGAAGCGTTGCTGCCTGCGCCGCCGCCTTGCCCCCATCGCTGCTGGAGCTTCAATGTTGCCGCCGTGGTTGTTGCAGTGTGCGGGTTTCGCGAAGAGAGAGAGACAAACGCAAAGGACCAGGGTAGGAGCGAGGCCCTGTTCCGTGCCGCCATGCCTTCACGCCGTCAAACCGCCACTGCCACTGCTAGGGTTTGACTCCGTCATGTCCTGTTGCCGCCGGAGTTAGCTGCTATTAGAGCTGTTGTTCTTCCATCGTCAAACTTGAAGGAGGACATCATTGCTGTTGTTGCCGGTAGCACAATTACTGTTCTGGTTCTGGtctattcttttatttaattctgTTTCATTTACACACTTCAATTTGTCACTGCCATGCTTGTGAACGATTTGATTTAGTATATTCCTTGTCCTAAATTTCCAGAGTTGTGTTTACTCTtgatttctattcaattcgaatcCTTTGTCCTGGTGCAACCATCGTCGCTGCCTTAGGAAATTGACACTATTGCTATTCTGGTTATGTTGGAATGCCACCGCTGCTGCAAATTTAGAACAAAAGAGAGTTTGTCATATTTAATTTCTGAGTTCGACTAGCTGAGGTAGGgggtttgttttgaaaaaaaaatgttttaagttatgaatgccaataaaattaaatgagtaaCTGCAAATAGTTTATGGTTGCTTTGTGTGAATAATTGTTGGAATTGAGTTGAATCATGGCTGTAGTTGGTGATTGGTTTAATTATTTAATGTAGTAATTATTGACGATGTTGTGTATTTTAAAGTTATACTTGCTACTAGTActtgttgatgttgattttgtgtATGGAATGTTGCTATGGCTGCTGGAAATTGATTTGATGAATTAGAACTTGAGATATGTTGTTATAGATGAGATGCTGAAGAATAGATGTTGTGATAATATGGTTACTTTGCACCTATGATATGAAATTGTGATATATTGAATTAAGAGTTCTTGGACAACTTTGGTTAGTCAAAAGAAAGTTAGTAATGTGGTTTTAGATGAATCCTAGGCTTGAATATAGGATTTGGTATGTGAGGTTGTTGGAAATACTTTGTGCAGAATTTCTGCAGAAATCTGCATAATTGGCAGCAGAACGAATAACTTTTTGGGAGCAGTCCAGACCtaatttttagattaaattatttttttgtaaatatttagtGTGTCctgaaaatttcataaaaatttcagggaatttggccaagtggtttggaagatatgattttttgaagtttagtagttgctgcagatttttttggttttctggTTCTGCAGTACCAACTTTCTGACgctataacttttaatttaaacagAATTTTGAGTTGATTTCAAAAGGCTTTTAAAGATATATCAATCTATTTTAAGTGAGTACAAGTTTCATGTTCATATATATTTTGTAGACTTAGATAAGTCACTTGGAAGGTCGGTTATTTGCTGGAAACTCTGAACTAGTTTATGAAAACAGAGCTCCACttccaattgataattaattaatcaaatgaagTGATATGAACCTGAAACTTGTGGATTCTGAAACTTAGGGATGTTGATTGTAATCTCACCAAAATTTAGAAGCAACGaattagaattgaaattattatggaatttataaaaaaatatggttACTGTCTGTTTTCCGAATTTTCGTACATGCAACaccagaattttaaaatttgtataaaattcaattctaatccaaaTTCAGTAAAATCTAACTTAAATTAAAGATTAAGATCTCTAGAGTTACCTTACCAACATGGTTTTAGATTAGACAAACTTAGAAAATGAAAAGGAATATAAGTTGCCTCTAAGAAAGGTTAAAGTTAAAGACAATGATATTAAGAGATATAGTGAAGAAAGTAAAATCCTCTCACTCCAAATGAAGCTTTTTTACTTGTGAGAGGTGAGAAAAGTGGTGCAAGTTATGGCATAAAGGCTTCAAAatctaagttaagaattcaagcACAACTTCAAGAGGCAATGCAAGACCGTGAGGAGTTAACAAAGGAAATAGATGTGCTAAAAAAAACTTGAAGAGCAACGAACACGGCAAGAGGAAGAATTAGCTCAAATGAAAGCTCAATTGGAAGCTCAACAAGCTGTGGTGAACCCTTTCATAGCGCGCTTTGGGAAACTAGGCCCTAAAGGTACTCTTAAAATTACTTATAGTTTTAATACATTTTCCTAGATGATTTCTATTTTATTAGTAtagtttaatttgtatatggatctatttatcacattttacttgtgtcatagttgaaaaatgacaaatgtcctattatttggtttgataaatttggttgtaTATTGGCTGGACATAAGTTGTGAATTGGTTGTTTTTGTTGGAACCGTAGACAGTGGAAATATTCAGGTTTTAGGGGAGGTTctgtcaaaaattttttaaacattttGTATAAAACTTAATGGATAAAATTATAgttagtgttatatcttgtttctaatcTTTTATTTCGGTTTTTCTTATCTACAAgagtgctgaaatggtgaccacatgctaccttgagggctcaagaatattttgattcatagagaGACTAATCTATGTTTGAACTTTTAACTTTAGGTTGAACTTATGCAAGACATATAACTTatagaactaatcaatgtactcactaatgttattttgttttagaacAACTTTAGCTAAATGAGGCatgtttgaattatgtatgtttttgcatattatataatGTAGACTTGCTTATTAGaatagttaatatattagttaatttaaaaataatttagtaaattatgcattcaatttgtattaaaaaaattgttacaaaataattaatttgcttttgtaactaaaaaaagttacaaaatcaagtaacattttgtaacaattttatgataggaaaaaaagattgtcaccaaaaatactttgaagatcaaaatttgttaccacttttgtaacggctTCCGATTTTTTGTAacagaaaaatttgttacaaaataccactttgaattgtaacagtttcattttttgttataaaaacttTGTAACAGGACATAATGCAACagaccctttttttgttacaaaaatcttttgtttcaaaatttcaattttttgtaacaacttttttttgttacaaatattactttttcttgtagtgatagccTAGAGCAGAATTCATTAATCTaatgatgcaattcgcctttcctctaaattgtgcttggactttcctaaacttttgatgagtgtacacatcttgaaactgagcttcaatggaggatttggttgcacacggtatgaccgtatgaaaatctacaacatttgattctctctctgcttgctccttgcttccgaggcaattatcgtattgtttgacaaattgaataagcgagctgttctgagtaataaacttgttaaaaaatgaatgcatgctctcgctcctttgtgtgcttctcatccctgcccagaagtagTGATCcaaatagattggaacccatatatgacggtattcataaagatctgcagaatacacccaagaacaaactataaatacacccgaaaaacatgcaatttacacctctgctgcagctTTTAAACAACATTACCTGacagccacttgttgtccacaagaccaaaattcagcagaaaatcattccaatttctatcaaatgagtctttacTATAAGAGTTCCAAataacttggctcatttcttgttcaaatTTTGCACGTCctttgtacccgtttaatttgcttgaaatcttcttcatgatgtgccaaatacaccaactgtgaattgttgttggcatacaagcctctcaagcccttttcattgatgcgcattgatcggtgagaatccttttcggagcatttcctcccatgcaatgaagccaacattgaaataaccatttaaataattcaatttcttcgtttttcatcaaagagcatccaagaagtgttgactgaccttGGTGATTCACctcgacaaaaga
The sequence above is drawn from the Arachis hypogaea cultivar Tifrunner chromosome 4, arahy.Tifrunner.gnm2.J5K5, whole genome shotgun sequence genome and encodes:
- the LOC112796146 gene encoding sugar transporter ERD6-like 16 isoform X3 — its product is MVSPLFFKDPYSLDFGRFFTGYGIGVISYVVPIYIAEIAPKNLRGGLATINQLMIVIRASDSFLIGIVITWRQLALAGTGNERASSTEGENGIPIQAW
- the LOC112796146 gene encoding sugar transporter ERD6-like 16 isoform X1, with amino-acid sequence MRFNLLFCLLQDPYSLDFGRFFTGYGIGVISYVVPIYIAEIAPKNLRGGLATINQLMIVIRASDSFLIGIVITWRQLALAGTGNERASSTEGENGIPIQAW
- the LOC112796146 gene encoding sugar transporter ERD6-like 16 isoform X5, producing MVSPLFFKGYGIGVISYVVPIYIAEIAPKNLRGGLATINQLMIVIRASDSFLIGIVITWRQLALAGTGNERASSTEGENGIPIQAW
- the LOC112796146 gene encoding sugar transporter ERD6-like 16 isoform X4; protein product: MVSPLFFKDPYSLDFGRFFTGYGIGVISYVVPIYIAEIAPKNLRGGLATINQLMIVIRASDSFLIGIVITWRQLALAEKDNSGLVRVQYYKALIEGSG
- the LOC112796146 gene encoding sugar transporter ERD6-like 16 isoform X6 — encoded protein: MVSPLFFKGYGIGVISYVVPIYIAEIAPKNLRGGLATINQLMIVIRASDSFLIGIVITWRQLALAEKDNSGLVRVQYYKALIEGSG
- the LOC112796146 gene encoding sugar transporter ERD6-like 16 isoform X2, which encodes MRFNLLFCLLQDPYSLDFGRFFTGYGIGVISYVVPIYIAEIAPKNLRGGLATINQLMIVIRASDSFLIGIVITWRQLALAEKDNSGLVRVQYYKALIEGSG